One Chloroflexota bacterium genomic window, TGGCCAGATATAAATGCCCGCCGAGTTCTCCGTAGTCGACAACGGGCACGATGCCGGGATGTCGAATGCCGGCCGCCATTTGGGCGGTCTGGAGGAATCGCCGTCGATATTCCGGGTTGGCCGCCGTGTCTTTGAAAAGAATCTTCACAGCCACCTGACGCCTGTGCTCATCAAGCGCCTTATACACGGTGGCTGTCCGGGTGCGCCCAATCACGCTGTGCAAGCGGTAAGGGCCAAACGCCTTCACGGATTGCGTTGGCATGGCAGTACCCTTTGCTGCGTGGCCGCAGTCACGGCAAGCCCCAATCCATTCGCCGACCAGCCGGATCGATCAGGACGCCTGGCAAATCGAGGAGCTTGAAATTCGCGCTCGGATCGTCAAAGCCAACCAGCCACACGGCCCATTGGCCGTCTCGATTCGACAAGTAGGCAATCCACTTGCCGTTGGGCGACCAGGTCGGCGCGACATTTTGGCCTTCGGCGGCCAGCACTCTGCGCCCGCGGCCGTCGCGCGAGTTGCGGTTCACCAGATGAATTTCCGGCGCTGGGTTATCGCGCGACACGTATACGAGCCACTGCCCGTCGCGCGACCAGTCGGGCGCGGTGTCAGACGCGCCAGGCGTTAGCCGGCAACAAGCGTTTTGCAGCGCATAGCCTTTGTCGTCGGTCGTCCAGATGCCGCAACTGGAGCGAATGCAACCGACGTATGCAAATAGACCCGACGCCTCGGAGAACGACGGCCAGCGCGCGTCCGGAATCAGTGTGGTCGTCTGGGCGCCGATCGTTGGCGGTTTCTCGTCAAAACCGTAGCGATCGACAATGAAGAGGTGCGGATTGCGCGAGACATCCCGAATGGAAGTGAATACGACGCGTCCTTTGCTGAAAACCGGGTATGCATCATCCGGCGCTCCAGACACACGCGCGAAGCTGGAGCCGGGGAAGTCATAGAAATAGATGCCTTCGCTGCGGCCCAGACCGCTATCGGACCATGCAATTGATCGGAACAATAGACGCTTGCCGTCTTCCTGGAACTGGGGGTCAGTCGCAGCCAGGGCTACCACCGTGTACTTCGCTGGATCGCTGACGTTGACCAGAATGATTTGCTGATCCAGCTTCGTTTCGCATTTGCCGGCACAGATCGGTATAGCCAAGCGTCCGGCAATGATCGGCGTGGGCGTGGGCGGTACCGGCGTTTCGGTCGGCGTGGGCGGTACCGGTGTGCGAGTCGGCGTGGGAGGCGGCGGAAGCGTCGGCGTGCGCGTGAGCGTCGGTACGGGCGTACGGGTGACCGTTGGCGTTAGCGTCGGGGTGGGAGTTGGCGGCAGAACCAGTGCGACCTTGAGCTCGCTTCGCCCCGACAACTCGCCCGCGTACAGACGAACCCACGTGCCTTTCCCATCTGCACCCATAGCCACAGTGGGGACAAAGAAGTAGTAACGCCCGCTTGCATACGCAATCTCCCCAATCACTTCGCCGGTGCTCTTGGTGCTGACGCGGATGAGACCGCTCATCGGATCGTCTGCCGTGGAAAAGAGGCTGGATGGCATAGCCAACTGCAACAACTTGAGCCGACTTTCCAAATATGAATCCTTCGGGGTTGGTACCGGTTGGTAGTCCGCCAGCGCGTCGATGCTCGTCCACTGATCGGTGCCCGCGTCCGATACCCCGTAGGTGGGAACGGCGCCGCCCTCGGCTTTCAGCCAGAACCAATGCGATTTGGTCTGGACGAGGAGCAGGTTGCCGAGCGGCTGGGGCCGGCTGCCGCGCATCGTGAATTCGCTCAGCGAGTCAGGGAACGGCGACAACTCAATAACGCCGCCGCCTCGGGTGACGATGCTCTTGATGGCGGGGACGGGTGGGATGACCGCCGCGAACGCGGTAGGCGTGGGCTGGGGCAACGGCGCCGCGTCCGGTGGCGCGCCAAACTCGCCCAGCACTGGCGCGAACCAATCGGGCCTGACGGCGTACCCGGCCACCATGCCGATCACGACGACTGCCAGCAGTGCCGCGACGACTAACGGCACGAAGGCACGCCGACGGGCATGCGGCGCACCGGCACGCTCTTCCGCATCAGGCGCTCCGGCGACGACTGCCGAACCCGTGCCTTCGAGCGCGGCAACGAGCGCGCCGCAGTCCGCAAAGCGGCGGGCTGGTTTCTTGGCCAGCGCCGTCGCCAATGCCTGTTCTACATTGGCCGGCAGTTCAACCCGCACCGCGCGGATCGGCGCCGCCGGCGTGTGTACCGTCCGATACGCTGAAGCCATCGGCGTGTCGGCGCGGAATGGGTTGGAGCCGGTCAGCATCTCGTACAACACGACCGCGAGCGAATACAAATCGCTGCGGCTGTCGATCTCATCCCCCTGCGCCTGCTCCGGTGACATATATTCGGGTGTGCCGATGGCCGTGCCGGTGCGCGTTACGCGCGTGCCTGCCGCCGCTTTGGCGATGCCGAAGTCGGTCAGGAACGCTTTGTCTTGCTTGTCGATCAGGATATTGCTCGGCTTGACATCACGATGGATGATGCCGTGCGCATGGGCAAAATCGAGCGCGGAACCAATCGCTTGCGCAAGCGTAATGGTCTCCGGCAGGCTGAACTTCCGGCCGGATTCCAACAGGTGAGCCAGGGTCTGGCCGTCGATGAACTCCATCGCGATGTAGTGGATTCCATCTTCCTCGGCAATATCGACCACCCGCACGATGTGGTCGTGCGGGATTTCGCTGGTGGCGCGCGCCTCCTGCCGGAAGCGCGCGACGAACTGCTGGTCGAACACCAGATGCGGCGCCAGTATCTTGATCGCGAAGAAGCGGTTCAGGATTTTGTGGCGCGCCTTGAAGACGGCGCCCATCCCGCCGCGGCCGATCTCTTCCAGTATTTCGTATTGGCCGAGCGTGCGGCCGATCAAGGTATCCATCGGAGGCTATTTCCGGAAAAAATCTACGCTTGTAAAATCAGTACGTCCCGAATTATCAGTGAAGTGAGTGATGGTTGTAACCTGAAGAATATTTGTCGCTTTCACGAATCCCAAAGTCTGGTTCCGGGTCGCGAATC contains:
- a CDS encoding serine/threonine-protein kinase, yielding MDTLIGRTLGQYEILEEIGRGGMGAVFKARHKILNRFFAIKILAPHLVFDQQFVARFRQEARATSEIPHDHIVRVVDIAEEDGIHYIAMEFIDGQTLAHLLESGRKFSLPETITLAQAIGSALDFAHAHGIIHRDVKPSNILIDKQDKAFLTDFGIAKAAAGTRVTRTGTAIGTPEYMSPEQAQGDEIDSRSDLYSLAVVLYEMLTGSNPFRADTPMASAYRTVHTPAAPIRAVRVELPANVEQALATALAKKPARRFADCGALVAALEGTGSAVVAGAPDAEERAGAPHARRRAFVPLVVAALLAVVVIGMVAGYAVRPDWFAPVLGEFGAPPDAAPLPQPTPTAFAAVIPPVPAIKSIVTRGGGVIELSPFPDSLSEFTMRGSRPQPLGNLLLVQTKSHWFWLKAEGGAVPTYGVSDAGTDQWTSIDALADYQPVPTPKDSYLESRLKLLQLAMPSSLFSTADDPMSGLIRVSTKSTGEVIGEIAYASGRYYFFVPTVAMGADGKGTWVRLYAGELSGRSELKVALVLPPTPTPTLTPTVTRTPVPTLTRTPTLPPPPTPTRTPVPPTPTETPVPPTPTPIIAGRLAIPICAGKCETKLDQQIILVNVSDPAKYTVVALAATDPQFQEDGKRLLFRSIAWSDSGLGRSEGIYFYDFPGSSFARVSGAPDDAYPVFSKGRVVFTSIRDVSRNPHLFIVDRYGFDEKPPTIGAQTTTLIPDARWPSFSEASGLFAYVGCIRSSCGIWTTDDKGYALQNACCRLTPGASDTAPDWSRDGQWLVYVSRDNPAPEIHLVNRNSRDGRGRRVLAAEGQNVAPTWSPNGKWIAYLSNRDGQWAVWLVGFDDPSANFKLLDLPGVLIDPAGRRMDWGLP